Proteins encoded by one window of Crassostrea angulata isolate pt1a10 chromosome 9, ASM2561291v2, whole genome shotgun sequence:
- the LOC128163848 gene encoding uncharacterized protein LOC128163848 isoform X2: protein MNSYLAIAFVVSLAVMQVTSQAGQSAAQNAARKRLMLSQLSRRGSGGAGGGLFGGGLSGIAPLMMLSGGGDGLGKMLMLSALTKGSQGGAQGGGMQQLLPLMFLTESGIM, encoded by the exons ATGAATTCCTACTTGGCTATCGCTTTCGTCGTCTCTCTGGCTGTCATGCAGGTCACATCACAAG CAGGACAATCAGCAGCACAGAACGCCGCCAGGAAGCGACTGATGCTGTCACAGCTTAGCAGACGCGGCTCCGGTGGTGCCGGGGGCGGATTGTTCGGGGGTGGACTCTCCGGCATTGCTCCACTCATGATGTTGTCTGGAGGCGGTGACGGACTCGGAAAAATGCTGATGCTTAGCGCTCTCACCAAAGGCAGTCAAGGTGGAGCCCAAGGAGGTGGCATGCAACAACTCCTGCCTTTAATGTTCCTAACAGAATCCGGAATTATGTAA
- the LOC128163848 gene encoding PE-PGRS family protein PE_PGRS30-like isoform X1 produces MNSYLAIAFVVSLAVMQVTSQAAPAAGSQPADASTAAAQNARNRMLLQRLSRARTASGPGGLLGGGMNNILPFMLLSGAGGDSMRSLMMLNMFSGAGGAGASAGGAQGGMMGNLLPLMMLSEGGLGF; encoded by the exons ATGAATTCCTACTTGGCTATCGCTTTCGTCGTCTCTCTGGCTGTCATGCAGGTCACATCACAAG CTGCCCCTGCCGCTGGATCTCAACCTGCCGATGCTTCGACCGCCGCCGCCCAAAACGCCAGAAACAGGATGTTGCTCCAGCGTTTGAGCCGTGCTAGAACCGCTTCCGGTCCCGGAGGACTTCTCGGCGGTGGAATGAACAACATCCTTCCCTTCATGCTCCTCAGCGGTGCCGGTGGAGATTCCATGAGGTCCCTTATGATGTTGAATATGTTCAGTGGTGCTGGTGGTGCCGGAGCCAGCGCTGGTGGTGCCCAGGGAGGCATGATGGGAAATCTCCTCCCCCTTATGATGCTTTCAGAGGGCGGACTCGGCTTCTAA
- the LOC128163848 gene encoding uncharacterized protein LOC128163848 isoform X3, with product MNSYLAIAFVVSLAVMQVTSQGQSAAQNAARKRLMLSQLSRRGSGGAGGGLFGGGLSGIAPLMMLSGGGDGLGKMLMLSALTKGSQGGAQGGGMQQLLPLMFLTESGIM from the exons ATGAATTCCTACTTGGCTATCGCTTTCGTCGTCTCTCTGGCTGTCATGCAGGTCACATCACAAG GACAATCAGCAGCACAGAACGCCGCCAGGAAGCGACTGATGCTGTCACAGCTTAGCAGACGCGGCTCCGGTGGTGCCGGGGGCGGATTGTTCGGGGGTGGACTCTCCGGCATTGCTCCACTCATGATGTTGTCTGGAGGCGGTGACGGACTCGGAAAAATGCTGATGCTTAGCGCTCTCACCAAAGGCAGTCAAGGTGGAGCCCAAGGAGGTGGCATGCAACAACTCCTGCCTTTAATGTTCCTAACAGAATCCGGAATTATGTAA